A single window of Apodemus sylvaticus chromosome 4, mApoSyl1.1, whole genome shotgun sequence DNA harbors:
- the LOC127682808 gene encoding probable transmembrane reductase CYB561D1 isoform X3, translated as MHPMEFCLCMAEAILLFSPEHSLFFFCSRKTRIRLHWAGQTMAILCAVLGLGFIISSKIRSELPHLVSWHSWIGALTLLATGGQALCGLCLLCPRSARVSRVARLKLYHLTCGLVVYLMATVTVLLGMYSVWFQAQIKGAAWYLCLALPLYPALVIMHQISSSYLPRKKVDI; from the exons ATGCATCCCATGGAG TTCTGTCTCTGCATGGCTGAAGCTATTCTACTCTTCTCACCTGAGCACTCCCTGTTTTTCTTCTGCTCTCGAAAGACCCGGATTCGACTCCACTGGGCAGGGCAGACCATGGCCATCCTCTGTGCTGTCCTAGGCTTGGGTTTCATCATTTCCAGCAAGATCCGAAGTGAGCTGCCCCATCTGGTGTCCTGGCACAGCTGGATAGGAGCCCTAACGCTGCTGGCCACTGGAGGACAGGCACTGTGTGGGCTCTGCCTCCTCTGTCCACGATCAGCCCGGGTCTCAAGGGTGGCTCGCCTAAAGCTCTACCATCTGACATGTGGCCTGGTTGTCTACTTGATGGCTACAGTAACGGTGCTCTTGGGCATGTACTCTGTGTGGTTCCAGGCTCAGATCAAAGGTGCAGCCTGGTACCTGTGCCTGGCACTGCCATTGTACCCAGCCCTGGTGATCATGCACCAGATCTCCAGCTCCTACCTGCCAAGGAAGAAAGTGGATATATGA
- the LOC127682808 gene encoding probable transmembrane reductase CYB561D1 isoform X1 — MHPMEVGLVPAPSREPRLTRWLRRGSGILAHLIALGFTIFLTVLSRPGTSLFSWHPVFMALAFCLCMAEAILLFSPEHSLFFFCSRKTRIRLHWAGQTMAILCAVLGLGFIISSKIRSELPHLVSWHSWIGALTLLATGGQALCGLCLLCPRSARVSRVARLKLYHLTCGLVVYLMATVTVLLGMYSVWFQAQIKGAAWYLCLALPLYPALVIMHQISSSYLPRKKVDI, encoded by the exons ATGCATCCCATGGAGGTAGGTCTGGTTCCCGCTCCATCGAGGGAGCCGAGACTGACCCGCTGGCTGCGGAGAGGCAGTGGGATCTTGGCGCACCTGATAGCTTTGGGCTTCACCATCTTTCTGACAGTGCTGTCCCGGCCCGGAACCA GTCTTTTCTCCTGGCACCCTGTGTTCATGGCCTTGGCG TTCTGTCTCTGCATGGCTGAAGCTATTCTACTCTTCTCACCTGAGCACTCCCTGTTTTTCTTCTGCTCTCGAAAGACCCGGATTCGACTCCACTGGGCAGGGCAGACCATGGCCATCCTCTGTGCTGTCCTAGGCTTGGGTTTCATCATTTCCAGCAAGATCCGAAGTGAGCTGCCCCATCTGGTGTCCTGGCACAGCTGGATAGGAGCCCTAACGCTGCTGGCCACTGGAGGACAGGCACTGTGTGGGCTCTGCCTCCTCTGTCCACGATCAGCCCGGGTCTCAAGGGTGGCTCGCCTAAAGCTCTACCATCTGACATGTGGCCTGGTTGTCTACTTGATGGCTACAGTAACGGTGCTCTTGGGCATGTACTCTGTGTGGTTCCAGGCTCAGATCAAAGGTGCAGCCTGGTACCTGTGCCTGGCACTGCCATTGTACCCAGCCCTGGTGATCATGCACCAGATCTCCAGCTCCTACCTGCCAAGGAAGAAAGTGGATATATGA
- the LOC127682808 gene encoding probable transmembrane reductase CYB561D1 isoform X2 has protein sequence MHPMEVGLVPAPSREPRLTRWLRRGSGILAHLIALGFTIFLTVLSRPGTSLFSWHPVFMALATRIRLHWAGQTMAILCAVLGLGFIISSKIRSELPHLVSWHSWIGALTLLATGGQALCGLCLLCPRSARVSRVARLKLYHLTCGLVVYLMATVTVLLGMYSVWFQAQIKGAAWYLCLALPLYPALVIMHQISSSYLPRKKVDI, from the exons ATGCATCCCATGGAGGTAGGTCTGGTTCCCGCTCCATCGAGGGAGCCGAGACTGACCCGCTGGCTGCGGAGAGGCAGTGGGATCTTGGCGCACCTGATAGCTTTGGGCTTCACCATCTTTCTGACAGTGCTGTCCCGGCCCGGAACCA GTCTTTTCTCCTGGCACCCTGTGTTCATGGCCTTGGCG ACCCGGATTCGACTCCACTGGGCAGGGCAGACCATGGCCATCCTCTGTGCTGTCCTAGGCTTGGGTTTCATCATTTCCAGCAAGATCCGAAGTGAGCTGCCCCATCTGGTGTCCTGGCACAGCTGGATAGGAGCCCTAACGCTGCTGGCCACTGGAGGACAGGCACTGTGTGGGCTCTGCCTCCTCTGTCCACGATCAGCCCGGGTCTCAAGGGTGGCTCGCCTAAAGCTCTACCATCTGACATGTGGCCTGGTTGTCTACTTGATGGCTACAGTAACGGTGCTCTTGGGCATGTACTCTGTGTGGTTCCAGGCTCAGATCAAAGGTGCAGCCTGGTACCTGTGCCTGGCACTGCCATTGTACCCAGCCCTGGTGATCATGCACCAGATCTCCAGCTCCTACCTGCCAAGGAAGAAAGTGGATATATGA
- the LOC127682808 gene encoding probable transmembrane reductase CYB561D1 isoform X4, with protein sequence MALAFCLCMAEAILLFSPEHSLFFFCSRKTRIRLHWAGQTMAILCAVLGLGFIISSKIRSELPHLVSWHSWIGALTLLATGGQALCGLCLLCPRSARVSRVARLKLYHLTCGLVVYLMATVTVLLGMYSVWFQAQIKGAAWYLCLALPLYPALVIMHQISSSYLPRKKVDI encoded by the exons ATGGCCTTGGCG TTCTGTCTCTGCATGGCTGAAGCTATTCTACTCTTCTCACCTGAGCACTCCCTGTTTTTCTTCTGCTCTCGAAAGACCCGGATTCGACTCCACTGGGCAGGGCAGACCATGGCCATCCTCTGTGCTGTCCTAGGCTTGGGTTTCATCATTTCCAGCAAGATCCGAAGTGAGCTGCCCCATCTGGTGTCCTGGCACAGCTGGATAGGAGCCCTAACGCTGCTGGCCACTGGAGGACAGGCACTGTGTGGGCTCTGCCTCCTCTGTCCACGATCAGCCCGGGTCTCAAGGGTGGCTCGCCTAAAGCTCTACCATCTGACATGTGGCCTGGTTGTCTACTTGATGGCTACAGTAACGGTGCTCTTGGGCATGTACTCTGTGTGGTTCCAGGCTCAGATCAAAGGTGCAGCCTGGTACCTGTGCCTGGCACTGCCATTGTACCCAGCCCTGGTGATCATGCACCAGATCTCCAGCTCCTACCTGCCAAGGAAGAAAGTGGATATATGA
- the Amigo1 gene encoding amphoterin-induced protein 1 isoform X2, which produces MQPLRDLRGLWLLLLSFFLLLLEVARAGRAVVSCPANCLCASNILSCSKQQLPNVPQSLPSYTALLDLSHNNLSRLRAEWTPTRLVNLHSLLLSHNHLNFISSEAFVPVPNLRYLDLSSNHLHTLDEFLFSDLQALEVLLLYNNHIVVVDRNAFEDMAQLQKLYLSQNLISRFPLELIKDGNKLPKLMLLDLSSNKLKKLPLTDLQKLPAWVKNGLYLHNNPLECDCKLYQLFSHWQYRQLSSVMDFQEDLYCMHSKKLHNVFSLDFFNCSEYKESAWEAHLGDTLTITCDTKQQGMTKVWVTPSNEQVLNQGSNGTVTVSEDGSLHFKEVQVEDGGVYTCYAMGETFNETLSVELKVYNFTLHGHHDTLNTAYTTLVGCILSVVLVLIYLYLTPCRCWCRGVEKPSSHQGDSLSSSMLSTTPNHDPMAGGDKDDGFDRRVAFLEPVGQGQGQNGKLKPGNTLPVPQATGLFLPLCTPGWQTSEPVGSRTRQ; this is translated from the exons ATGCAACCCCTGCGTGACCTGCGAGGCCTCTGGCTCCTGCTGCtctccttcttcctgcttctcttgGAGGTAGCCAGGGCTGGCCGAGCTGTGGTTAGTTGTCCCGCCAACTGCCTATGCGCCAGCAACATCCTCAGCTGCTCCAAGCAGCAGCTGCCCAACGTGCCCCAGTCTTTGCCCAGCTACACGGCGCTCCTGGACCTCAGCCACAACAACTTGAGCCGGCTGCGGGCTGAGTGGACCCCCACGCGTCTGGTCAACCTGCACTCCCTACTGCTGAGCCACAACCACCTAAACTTCATCTCCTCTGAGGCCTTTGTCCCAGTACCCAACCTCCGGTACCTGGACCTCTCCTCCAACCATCTCCACACGCTGGATGAGTTCCTGTTCAGCGACCTGCAGGCGCTGGAAGTGCTGTTGCTCTACAATAACCACATTGTGGTGGTGGACCGGAATGCCTTCGAGGACATGGCCCAGCTGCAGAAACTCTACTTAAGCCAAAATCTGATCTCTCGCTTTCCTCTGGAACTGATCAAGGATGGAAACAAATTACCCAAACTAATGCTCTTGGATCTATCCTCCAACAAGCTGAAGAAGTTGCCCCTGACCGACCTGCAGAAATTGCCAGCGTGGGTCAAGAACGGGCTGTACCTGCACAACAACCCCCTGGAGTGTGACTGCAAGCTCTACCAGCTCTTTTCCCACTGGCAGTACCGGCAGCTGAGCTCTGTGATGGACTTCCAAGAGGATCTGTATTGCATGCATTCCAAGAAGCTGCACAACGTCTTCAGCCTGGATTTCTTCAACTGCAGCGAGTACAAGGAAAGTGCCTGGGAGGCTCACCTGGGAGACACCCTGACCATCACGTGTGACACCAAACAGCAGGggatgaccaaagtgtgggtgaccCCAAGCAATGAACAGGTGCTAAATCAGGGGTCCAATGGCACGGTGACCGTGTCCGAGGATGGCAGTCTTCACTTTAAAGAGGTGCAGGTTGAGGATGGGGGTGTGTATACCTGCTATGCCATGGGGGAGACGTTCAACGAGACACTGTCTGTGGAGTTGAAGGTGTATAACTTCACCTTGCACGGACACCATGACACCCTCAACACAGCCTATACGACGCTGGTGGGCTGTATCCTTAGTGTGGTTCTGGTCCTCATATACTTGTACCTCACCCCTTGCCGCTGCTGGTGTCGGGGTGTGGAGAAGCCTTCCAGCCATCAAGGAGATAGCCTCAGCTCTTCTATGCTCAGTACCACACCCAACCATGACCCTATGGCTGGTGGGGACAAAGATGATGGTTTTGACCGGCGGGTGGCCTTCCTGGAACCTGTTGGACAGGGGCAGGGTCAAAATGGCAAACTCAAGCCAGGCAACACTCTGCCGGTGCCCCAGGCAACAG GACTCTTCCTCccactgtgtacaccaggctggcaaACCTCAGAGCCCGTGGGCTCTAGAACTAGACAATGA
- the Amigo1 gene encoding amphoterin-induced protein 1 isoform X1 yields MQPLRDLRGLWLLLLSFFLLLLEVARAGRAVVSCPANCLCASNILSCSKQQLPNVPQSLPSYTALLDLSHNNLSRLRAEWTPTRLVNLHSLLLSHNHLNFISSEAFVPVPNLRYLDLSSNHLHTLDEFLFSDLQALEVLLLYNNHIVVVDRNAFEDMAQLQKLYLSQNLISRFPLELIKDGNKLPKLMLLDLSSNKLKKLPLTDLQKLPAWVKNGLYLHNNPLECDCKLYQLFSHWQYRQLSSVMDFQEDLYCMHSKKLHNVFSLDFFNCSEYKESAWEAHLGDTLTITCDTKQQGMTKVWVTPSNEQVLNQGSNGTVTVSEDGSLHFKEVQVEDGGVYTCYAMGETFNETLSVELKVYNFTLHGHHDTLNTAYTTLVGCILSVVLVLIYLYLTPCRCWCRGVEKPSSHQGDSLSSSMLSTTPNHDPMAGGDKDDGFDRRVAFLEPVGQGQGQNGKLKPGNTLPVPQATGKGQRRMSDPESVSSVFSDTPIVV; encoded by the coding sequence ATGCAACCCCTGCGTGACCTGCGAGGCCTCTGGCTCCTGCTGCtctccttcttcctgcttctcttgGAGGTAGCCAGGGCTGGCCGAGCTGTGGTTAGTTGTCCCGCCAACTGCCTATGCGCCAGCAACATCCTCAGCTGCTCCAAGCAGCAGCTGCCCAACGTGCCCCAGTCTTTGCCCAGCTACACGGCGCTCCTGGACCTCAGCCACAACAACTTGAGCCGGCTGCGGGCTGAGTGGACCCCCACGCGTCTGGTCAACCTGCACTCCCTACTGCTGAGCCACAACCACCTAAACTTCATCTCCTCTGAGGCCTTTGTCCCAGTACCCAACCTCCGGTACCTGGACCTCTCCTCCAACCATCTCCACACGCTGGATGAGTTCCTGTTCAGCGACCTGCAGGCGCTGGAAGTGCTGTTGCTCTACAATAACCACATTGTGGTGGTGGACCGGAATGCCTTCGAGGACATGGCCCAGCTGCAGAAACTCTACTTAAGCCAAAATCTGATCTCTCGCTTTCCTCTGGAACTGATCAAGGATGGAAACAAATTACCCAAACTAATGCTCTTGGATCTATCCTCCAACAAGCTGAAGAAGTTGCCCCTGACCGACCTGCAGAAATTGCCAGCGTGGGTCAAGAACGGGCTGTACCTGCACAACAACCCCCTGGAGTGTGACTGCAAGCTCTACCAGCTCTTTTCCCACTGGCAGTACCGGCAGCTGAGCTCTGTGATGGACTTCCAAGAGGATCTGTATTGCATGCATTCCAAGAAGCTGCACAACGTCTTCAGCCTGGATTTCTTCAACTGCAGCGAGTACAAGGAAAGTGCCTGGGAGGCTCACCTGGGAGACACCCTGACCATCACGTGTGACACCAAACAGCAGGggatgaccaaagtgtgggtgaccCCAAGCAATGAACAGGTGCTAAATCAGGGGTCCAATGGCACGGTGACCGTGTCCGAGGATGGCAGTCTTCACTTTAAAGAGGTGCAGGTTGAGGATGGGGGTGTGTATACCTGCTATGCCATGGGGGAGACGTTCAACGAGACACTGTCTGTGGAGTTGAAGGTGTATAACTTCACCTTGCACGGACACCATGACACCCTCAACACAGCCTATACGACGCTGGTGGGCTGTATCCTTAGTGTGGTTCTGGTCCTCATATACTTGTACCTCACCCCTTGCCGCTGCTGGTGTCGGGGTGTGGAGAAGCCTTCCAGCCATCAAGGAGATAGCCTCAGCTCTTCTATGCTCAGTACCACACCCAACCATGACCCTATGGCTGGTGGGGACAAAGATGATGGTTTTGACCGGCGGGTGGCCTTCCTGGAACCTGTTGGACAGGGGCAGGGTCAAAATGGCAAACTCAAGCCAGGCAACACTCTGCCGGTGCCCCAGGCAACAGGCAAGGGTCAGCGGAGGATGTCAGACCCAGAGTCGGTCAGCTCGGTCTTTTCTGATACACCCATTGTGGTGTGA